TGTTGGATGGGGAGCCTCCGGGCTGCCTAGTTCCAAACCTTGTGGACGATGTAATCCCTGTTTAATTTTTAATAAAGCTAGCCATGATGGTCTTCCCTCAAAAAAATAATTTTGGTCACAAAATAGACCAGGGGTAAAATGGACTTCTCAGGTCACATTTAACGGCGTTAGTTGCCAAAACTGACGGAAATGTCGTAGAGGCAACAAAATGAAGTTTGAGTGtcaaaaaaaggaagaaaattTTTATCAGCGCCAAAGAGGGAACCAAATTTTGAGGAAGGGTCAAATAAGGaattctctcttgtatgaaagcCGAACATTTTCATGTGGGGTGTTACTTTATTGCATCCATCGAATAATTGTCACTAATCCGTATAAGATGGATATAGAACATTTAATGCATGCTTTATAAGCAAGAATTTATTGCTACAAAAGCAAGTCGGATAGATATGCAACTAATCAATGGATGCCAAACTATACAAGATAGATATTGCCTTCCCATCAGTAACTACTAATAAATCAAAAAAGGGACATACATTCAACTAATTTCCACCATCATGTCCTGCCAATCTATTTATACCCCTGTGTTCAGCTGTCCTTACCATCACCACGCCACAACAGTATCCTCGACTCATCCCATTGTTCTTAATCTTGCAGCCCCATTAATCGACCCTCATCCAAGAGAAACCACAAGCATCAGCCATGAGGACCAGCCTCCCCCTTgtcgtcggcgtcggcgtcggcatcgTCATTTGCTCCATCATCATGCCCGCCACGGCGATATCGATGCCTGGAGCGTGGGAGTACTGCAACGTCGACGCCCTGAAGATGCAGGAGCTCGGGAAGTGGGCAGTGGCGGAGCACGTCAAGATGGCGAACGATGGCATCCGATTCATCGAGGTGTGGGGCTGCGAGGAGCAGGTTGTTCAAGGCGTTAACTACCGTGTCTTCCTCCACGCGTTCCACAACTCCGGCGAGAAAGGCCGATTCCAGGCGGGCGTGTACGAGGGGGCGTCGAGCAGTGTACGCAAGCTCGTCTCCTTCGACCCGATCATGTAGACGAGGTTTTTTCGTGTATCTGTAAGTGCGGAGGTCGTGACAGGATATATTTATGAAGCATACTGTCGTTTCTTTGATTGTTTAACATCGGTAATAAAGAAAAAAGGTAAGAATGTATGCAAGCCTTGCCGGTGATTAGTGTACGAACCCAAAGGTATCACCGTGGCAGTCCTAGCAAGCAGGCAATGAGTATCCTCCTCGGCGCTATCGTCGCCGTCGTCAGACCATGGGCATGGGGCACGCTAGCCATGGCAAGCCAAAACCCAGAAGCTCGGCCGTTGGGTGGGTGACAGAGCACGTCGAAGGCTGAGGAACATGCTCATTCAGAGTTTCAGACCCGAGCTCCTCTCCTTCAGACAGATCATCTGAGTGACGGCCGGTTATACCGGAGATTTGAGATTTCTTTATGTATCGGAGATCGCATATAATTAATATGATACGTATATCCCATTTTAGATTGAACGCTGCTATGCATACGGCGACTTTTGTCCCATGTTTGTACGATGCTATGGTTAGAACCATAGCTTTTTTTTAGGCAAACTCAATCTTTATTATAACGTCACAATGTTTACAAGGAGGAATAAAAAGGTCTCCGGGCTGACCGAATCAAACATCGCCCCCAAAACAGACCTGACATGGCACAGAACATGGACGCCTGTTCATATGAGGGCCATGTCGTGTCGTCACGCGGGCCTCCCCTCCGGAGACAAGCACGGCGCATAAGAGAGCAACTAATTAACGGTTTGCCTCAAAAAAAACTAATTAACGGTTGACTCTTTTCAAAAAGGAAAATTTAAACGGTAGGCCCGGCGTGTGTGACAACCGGCGCGTGTGCTTTTCAGTATTTTTGGCTGTTTGGGGGCATTTTTTATCAAAAATACTAATCCCGCAGAAAAACCTTGGTATTTTTTTTTACAAAAAGAACATAGCGTATCGGCACGTGGGCCTACCTCGACGGATCAGCATAACGCAAGGCGTGTCATACGCAAATCGGATTACAGTCGCGTTCCAAGTGTGTTTGACTAGTTCGTTTTGGGAGCGCTCCTTCTTTATAGTAACTTTTGGGGAGCTCCTATTTGCCGCTCCTCTTCGGCGCCCTCTGCGCCGCGTAAGGTAGCGGGCGCTCGAAGGAGCGCggtactgggccggcccagcaacgATCGCGTCAGATGCACAAAAAACGCTCAAAAATAGAATTGTCAGAGAAAATACGTAGCACAAGGGATTCGAACCCACATGCCATTGATTACAGACTTGGCGCTTCAACAAATGCACCAGTATACCATTATTGTCTTTTGTACGAAAACAGATCTATTTTACCCGTGTTTAAGCCCCAGTACAAAATATTTGGAAAAAGGGAACAGAAATTTGAACAAGAAATTCacgaattttaaaaaaattcatcgCTTTGTACAAGAGGTCGCGGATTTCAAAGAAATGTTCACAAATTATCAAAATAAAAATCATCAATTTTTTAAAAAACATTACGGATTCGAAAAAAGTTCACCTGATTTGAAAAAGTTcacggatttgaaaaaagttaaaTTGGTTTTGATAAAAAAGGttaaaaaatttgaaaaaagttcaccggattttaaaaaaagttcacggatttgaaaaaagttcatcacttttgataaaaaaaagttcacgaatttgaaaaaagttcatcgagtttGAAAAAAAGTTTATCGAGCTTCAAAACAGTTCATCGAGTTTGAACGAAGTTGAGAAAAAAGTTAATCtagtttgaaaaaagttcatcgagattgaaaaaaagttcatcgattttgaaaaaaaatcatcgagtttgaaaaaagttcatcgaatttgagaaaaagttcaccaaatttgaaatatagagttcatcgattttgCATTGAaccagaaagaaagaaaaaagaaaaaggaatgaagaaaaatgaaaaaagaaaagcACATGGAAGAAAAGAATGATAAACATACATGTAATCACATTAGGCGTGGTGGCATGGTGGTTAGTGTAGTGTATGACGAAGCAGGAGGTTGGCTGCTCGAATCGCAGTGCCTGCTTTTGTTTTGCTTTGCGTTTTCAGAAACAATAATAGGGTAAAAGGCCGGCCCATATAGCTTCGATGGGAGATCGGGGGGTGTGCGCCCGCTACCAACTGGCCTATATTCGGCGCCTAGGCGCCGAATAGGATTTGGCTTCCGCGGCATATACACGCACCATCTCACAG
This genomic window from Aegilops tauschii subsp. strangulata cultivar AL8/78 chromosome 4, Aet v6.0, whole genome shotgun sequence contains:
- the LOC109753213 gene encoding putative cysteine proteinase inhibitor 7; protein product: MRTSLPLVVGVGVGIVICSIIMPATAISMPGAWEYCNVDALKMQELGKWAVAEHVKMANDGIRFIEVWGCEEQVVQGVNYRVFLHAFHNSGEKGRFQAGVYEGASSSVRKLVSFDPIM